One window of Chamaesiphon minutus PCC 6605 genomic DNA carries:
- a CDS encoding metal ABC transporter ATP-binding protein, whose protein sequence is MLEIQQLAVNYRGVRALEQIDFRIEPGELVGLIGPNGAGKSTLLKAMLGLIPTARGTIKYCTCPLCQNLERVAYVPQRSQVDWDYPITAQNVVMMARTRQLGWLRRPGAAAKAIVNGALDRVGMLDFKDRRIGELSGGQQQRVFLARALAQQADLFLFDEPFTGIDKKTEAVMLEVFAELRTAGKILLVSTHEWGKSLSQLDRILLLNQSLIADGSPAQVMTPANLQQAYGVSFHQRGSRDPGADLFC, encoded by the coding sequence ATGCTAGAGATTCAGCAATTAGCTGTCAATTACCGTGGCGTGCGCGCTTTAGAGCAAATTGACTTCCGGATCGAACCAGGCGAACTGGTGGGGCTAATTGGGCCGAATGGAGCGGGTAAGAGTACACTCCTCAAAGCAATGTTGGGACTGATTCCGACCGCTAGGGGTACGATAAAATATTGTACTTGTCCCTTGTGTCAGAATTTGGAACGGGTGGCCTATGTGCCCCAAAGATCTCAGGTGGACTGGGATTATCCAATTACCGCCCAGAATGTGGTGATGATGGCCCGCACCCGTCAGCTAGGCTGGCTGCGGCGTCCGGGTGCGGCAGCTAAGGCGATCGTCAATGGGGCACTCGATCGAGTCGGGATGCTAGATTTCAAAGATCGGCGGATTGGGGAGCTGTCTGGCGGGCAACAACAGCGTGTATTTCTAGCTCGCGCCCTCGCTCAACAAGCAGATTTATTCTTATTTGACGAGCCATTTACTGGCATCGATAAAAAAACCGAAGCCGTGATGCTGGAAGTTTTTGCCGAACTCCGAACTGCGGGTAAAATTTTGCTAGTTAGTACCCATGAATGGGGAAAATCATTAAGTCAACTCGATCGAATTTTACTGCTCAATCAAAGTCTGATTGCCGATGGTTCGCCCGCACAGGTAATGACTCCAGCTAATCTGCAACAAGCTTATGGTGTCTCATTTCATCAGCGTGGCAGTCGCGATCCTGGCGCAGATTTATTCTGTTAA
- a CDS encoding Mrp/NBP35 family ATP-binding protein yields MPSHSSPFHKAEHAVPPPPDPQSEARELQVKALLKTVLEPILNTDIVSLGMVRNLRIVEDYIYLRLYVGKHQQALKAEILTLLSSLEWCKKSYVELCTIAGVRTTIAVSSGKGGVGKSTTAVNLAAALQAQGNKVGLLDADVYGPNVPQMLGLAQSAVQIVDTPTGQRFVPLEAHGIKVMSVGLLAAPDHPLAWRGPVLHKIITQFIQEVAWGDLDYLLIDLPPGTGDAQITIVQESPICGVILVTTPQQVAVADVRRSIHMFRQVGIPVLGIVENMSYLLCGHCGTPNPIFGSGGGQQLADELQAPLLGQVPIDAKICAGGDIGTPLTLSDPDSAVGQVFTTIAIALNTTFATPNPLTPLAASALVA; encoded by the coding sequence ATGCCTAGTCATTCCTCGCCATTTCATAAAGCCGAACATGCTGTCCCACCGCCGCCCGATCCGCAGTCTGAAGCGAGGGAACTACAGGTTAAAGCTCTGCTCAAAACAGTTTTAGAACCAATTCTCAATACCGATATTGTCAGTCTGGGGATGGTGCGCAATCTGCGGATTGTCGAGGACTATATCTACCTGCGGCTCTATGTGGGCAAACATCAGCAGGCGTTAAAAGCAGAAATCCTGACGCTGTTATCTTCCTTGGAGTGGTGCAAAAAATCTTATGTAGAGCTATGTACGATCGCTGGTGTCCGTACGACGATCGCGGTTTCTAGTGGGAAGGGTGGTGTGGGTAAATCCACAACGGCTGTCAACTTGGCAGCGGCTTTACAAGCCCAGGGTAACAAAGTGGGCTTACTCGATGCCGATGTCTATGGGCCGAATGTGCCCCAAATGTTAGGGCTAGCTCAATCGGCAGTGCAGATCGTAGATACGCCCACTGGACAACGGTTTGTCCCCCTCGAAGCCCACGGTATTAAGGTGATGTCAGTCGGGCTACTGGCCGCCCCCGACCATCCCCTCGCATGGCGCGGCCCCGTTCTCCACAAAATTATCACCCAGTTTATTCAGGAAGTGGCCTGGGGTGATTTAGATTACCTCCTGATCGATTTACCCCCCGGCACGGGTGATGCTCAGATTACGATCGTCCAAGAAAGTCCGATCTGTGGCGTTATTTTAGTCACCACGCCGCAGCAGGTAGCCGTTGCCGATGTGCGACGCAGCATTCATATGTTCCGGCAGGTGGGTATTCCAGTTCTGGGCATTGTTGAAAATATGAGTTACTTACTCTGCGGCCATTGTGGAACGCCCAACCCGATTTTTGGCAGTGGCGGTGGGCAACAACTTGCCGACGAACTCCAAGCTCCACTATTAGGTCAAGTGCCCATTGATGCCAAAATCTGCGCGGGGGGAGATATCGGCACACCCCTCACCCTGAGCGATCCAGACTCAGCCGTCGGCCAAGTCTTCACCACCATTGCGATCGCCCTCAATACTACGTTTGCTACACCTAATCCGCTTACCCCACTGGCCGCCAGTGCTCTAGTTGCTTAA
- a CDS encoding AAA family ATPase, producing the protein MNHLIFEEYFQDNRHNWSICTSAEYATELSDNAYVFEHKRDRSSWLAWNYLDSNYFHPNLDFHMHVVLEKLEGVDGEHGIVWGLSDVNNFIDFAISDRFFKIRRNQDGNWTTYASGQIVCQVHQPNRIDVLEIRRTNDLVEFYLNSLCVSQLSAEILLPGLAFGLVIYNRLKIKVHSIVIATAKTKSDSTNTEPTILNTGSSQTDKKLQASCIEHYPPENDTLDRVFADLHALIGHDRTKQQFLTFSNFLKVQTERQIRGLGRVNTSLHMCLCGPPGTGKTMVSRLVGRLYKQLGCLKSGHTIEVDRAGLIGGYIGQTALRVEDAIERALDGVLFIDEAHILVGDYDNDFGHEAIQILLKRMEDSRDRLAVIMAGYSSEMVELLKSNPGLKSRFHRQFHLDRYTPTELTQIFAKFCREHDYMLDLSARLALEAIFEDAYSHQLDRTFGNGRFVRTIFERSIERHANRVVHSLPNIDDRTISLITAEDLEHVSN; encoded by the coding sequence ATGAATCATCTTATTTTTGAAGAATATTTCCAAGATAATCGACATAATTGGTCGATATGTACTTCGGCAGAATATGCCACAGAATTGAGCGATAACGCTTATGTATTCGAGCACAAGCGAGATCGCAGTTCGTGGCTGGCGTGGAACTATCTCGATAGTAACTATTTTCATCCAAATCTAGATTTCCACATGCATGTGGTGCTAGAAAAACTCGAAGGCGTAGATGGCGAACATGGGATTGTCTGGGGGCTTTCGGATGTTAATAACTTTATTGATTTTGCGATTTCAGATCGATTTTTTAAGATTAGGCGAAATCAAGACGGTAATTGGACGACATATGCTAGCGGCCAAATAGTCTGTCAAGTTCACCAGCCAAATAGGATCGATGTCTTAGAAATTCGCCGCACCAACGATCTTGTCGAATTTTATCTTAATAGTCTGTGCGTCTCACAACTATCGGCGGAGATATTATTACCAGGACTGGCATTTGGATTAGTTATCTACAATCGGCTCAAAATCAAAGTCCATAGTATCGTCATTGCTACCGCCAAGACTAAATCGGATTCGACTAACACCGAGCCGACGATATTGAATACTGGCTCCAGCCAAACCGACAAAAAATTGCAAGCCAGTTGCATCGAGCACTATCCCCCCGAAAACGACACTCTCGATCGCGTCTTCGCCGATCTCCACGCACTAATCGGACACGATCGCACCAAGCAGCAATTTCTGACTTTTTCTAACTTCCTCAAAGTCCAAACCGAACGCCAAATACGCGGACTGGGGCGCGTCAACACGTCATTACACATGTGCTTGTGCGGCCCTCCCGGTACTGGTAAAACGATGGTATCGCGGCTGGTAGGGCGGTTATACAAGCAACTCGGCTGTCTCAAGAGCGGTCACACGATCGAAGTCGATCGTGCGGGTTTGATTGGCGGCTATATCGGTCAAACCGCGCTGCGGGTGGAAGATGCGATCGAGCGCGCTCTCGATGGCGTCCTGTTTATCGATGAAGCGCATATTTTGGTTGGCGATTACGATAATGATTTCGGACACGAAGCGATCCAAATTTTGCTCAAACGCATGGAAGATAGTCGCGATCGGTTGGCGGTAATTATGGCTGGCTATAGTAGCGAAATGGTGGAGCTGCTCAAATCCAATCCCGGTCTAAAATCGCGGTTCCATCGTCAGTTTCATCTCGATCGCTATACACCGACAGAACTAACTCAGATTTTTGCCAAATTCTGCCGCGAACACGATTATATGCTCGATCTATCTGCACGTCTGGCTCTAGAAGCCATCTTTGAGGATGCTTACAGCCATCAGCTCGATCGCACCTTCGGTAACGGACGCTTCGTCCGCACGATCTTCGAGCGCAGCATCGAACGACACGCCAACCGAGTCGTCCATTCGCTCCCAAATATCGACGATCGGACTATTTCATTAATTACGGCTGAAGATCTGGAGCATGTTAGTAATTGA
- a CDS encoding metal ABC transporter permease, with translation MLNFLIEPWQYEFMRNAIAIGVLVGILCPVVGSYLIVQRMALYGDVIAHAVLPGLSLSFFLGIDIAIGAFISGIMGAGTISWIRSQSRVKVDAAMALTFSSFFSVGIILISVLRNNIDLDSFLFGDILGTTTTDIYRTASVTALIITAVWLSYKELLFYTFDRTGAEAMGLPVNIIHLGFMSAITLTIIASMQAVGVILVISLLVGPALTAYLLVKELHQMMIVGAIIGAFASLSGVYISFHLKYVPSGPAIVIVSSFLFILALLFSPSQGIITQRFQFHLNR, from the coding sequence ATGCTAAATTTTCTCATCGAGCCTTGGCAGTACGAATTCATGCGAAATGCGATCGCCATTGGGGTTCTCGTCGGTATTTTATGTCCGGTTGTGGGTAGTTATCTCATCGTGCAACGCATGGCATTGTATGGAGATGTAATCGCTCATGCTGTATTGCCAGGACTATCGCTTTCATTTTTCTTGGGCATCGATATTGCGATCGGGGCATTTATCTCTGGCATCATGGGTGCGGGGACTATTTCTTGGATTCGATCGCAATCGAGAGTCAAGGTTGATGCCGCGATGGCTTTAACCTTTTCTAGTTTTTTTTCGGTTGGAATTATTCTGATTTCTGTACTCAGAAATAATATCGATCTAGATAGTTTTCTCTTTGGGGATATTCTGGGGACGACGACAACTGATATCTATCGAACGGCAAGTGTCACCGCGTTAATTATCACAGCAGTTTGGTTATCTTATAAAGAATTGCTATTCTACACATTCGATCGAACTGGGGCTGAAGCGATGGGCTTACCAGTTAACATTATTCACCTCGGATTTATGTCCGCAATTACGCTAACAATTATTGCTAGTATGCAGGCAGTCGGCGTAATTCTCGTGATTTCGCTCTTGGTTGGGCCAGCTTTAACAGCATATCTACTAGTAAAAGAGTTACATCAAATGATGATTGTAGGTGCAATTATTGGTGCATTTGCCAGTTTAAGTGGAGTATATATTAGTTTTCATCTCAAATATGTACCATCTGGCCCAGCAATCGTCATTGTATCTTCGTTTTTATTTATTTTGGCATTATTATTTAGCCCCTCTCAAGGTATTATCACCCAGCGATTTCAATTCCATCTTAATCGCTAA
- a CDS encoding HEAT repeat domain-containing protein, which translates to MDSELAQWVEMLQSPNVDDRLVAVKTLQLIGDEEILAPLLVAVQDESPLVQKLAVTTLWELANPAAVPALLECLASPVEEVRNEARSALSELIVPDHLLLLLDALLRDDINLQLNILFLLRKIHDAQCLPYVMPFFESPLPELREAAITTLRYLNQVERCQPALALMSDPDAAVRQTTALTLGHLADPEVVPLLCQAVTDDPDWEVRRNAAKSLTTHANPDAIEALETAAIDDHWQVRKFSLQALQKIPAAHTLPLFIQALTDEYSDVRREGAIALNILNDPAALTPLQQALDDPDRDVCIFAQRAIQSIQHSLQETSNA; encoded by the coding sequence ATGGATAGTGAATTGGCACAATGGGTAGAAATGTTGCAATCGCCCAATGTAGACGATCGCTTAGTGGCGGTGAAAACCTTGCAACTGATTGGCGATGAAGAAATCCTCGCCCCATTATTGGTAGCGGTACAGGATGAAAGTCCGTTGGTGCAGAAATTAGCCGTCACCACCCTCTGGGAATTAGCGAATCCCGCCGCAGTCCCAGCCTTGCTAGAATGTCTGGCTTCACCAGTAGAAGAGGTACGCAACGAAGCTCGATCGGCCTTAAGCGAACTAATCGTCCCCGATCATTTGTTACTCCTACTCGATGCTTTATTGCGTGACGACATCAATCTCCAACTGAATATCTTATTCCTGTTGCGGAAGATTCATGATGCCCAGTGTCTCCCCTATGTGATGCCGTTTTTTGAATCTCCTCTGCCAGAATTGCGGGAAGCGGCAATTACGACATTAAGGTATCTCAATCAAGTAGAACGTTGTCAACCAGCTCTAGCACTGATGTCCGATCCGGATGCAGCGGTGCGCCAGACAACAGCCTTGACGCTCGGTCATTTAGCCGATCCTGAAGTCGTCCCGCTGCTCTGCCAAGCAGTGACTGACGATCCAGATTGGGAAGTACGGCGCAATGCAGCGAAATCCTTGACTACCCACGCCAATCCAGACGCGATCGAAGCTTTGGAAACAGCCGCGATCGACGACCATTGGCAAGTCCGCAAGTTTAGCCTCCAAGCACTGCAAAAGATTCCCGCTGCCCACACTCTGCCACTATTCATCCAAGCCTTAACCGATGAATATTCGGATGTCCGGCGCGAAGGGGCGATCGCGCTCAATATCTTAAACGATCCGGCAGCACTGACACCGCTCCAACAAGCTCTCGACGACCCCGATCGGGATGTGTGTATCTTTGCCCAGCGCGCCATCCAAAGTATTCAACATAGCCTCCAAGAAACTTCTAATGCCTAG
- a CDS encoding YeiH family protein, which translates to MDISLLAQVWGWLAHKSYGILLTIALAIAAYLLRNLSIFQVFSPLIIAILLGIILRNTLGMPAYCQPGVSFAMKRLLRLAIVLLGMQLSLTQVLAIGIRGIGLIIVTLVSTFGFTSWLGRKLGVSKSLTYLIAAGTSICGASAVIATSTAIQGDDRDTTYAVAIVTIFGTLSMFLYPLLPTLLGLTPETFGIWCGASIHEVAQVLAAAYQVSPIGGEIASITKLARVLFLAPVILSIGYTYSHRQLPSSKMRSAAIVIPWFIFYFMLLIILNSLNLFPPDFKSAFAQIDKFLLTIAMAAMGLETKITHLQQVGLKPLYLGALSWLFISGLSYGLIRTFY; encoded by the coding sequence ATGGATATATCTTTACTGGCTCAAGTTTGGGGCTGGCTTGCTCACAAGAGTTATGGCATTTTGTTGACGATCGCCTTAGCGATCGCTGCCTATTTATTGCGGAATCTATCAATATTTCAGGTTTTTAGTCCACTGATTATCGCGATTCTACTCGGCATCATCTTGCGCAATACTCTAGGGATGCCAGCCTATTGCCAGCCCGGTGTAAGTTTTGCGATGAAGCGGCTGTTACGCTTGGCGATCGTCTTACTGGGGATGCAGCTCAGTCTCACACAAGTATTGGCGATCGGCATCAGAGGGATCGGCCTAATTATCGTTACTTTGGTTAGCACCTTTGGTTTTACCTCTTGGTTAGGGCGAAAGTTAGGTGTGAGTAAGAGTTTAACCTATCTGATTGCCGCCGGAACTTCGATTTGTGGGGCTTCGGCTGTCATTGCCACTAGTACCGCAATCCAAGGTGACGATCGGGATACTACTTATGCGGTGGCGATCGTGACCATTTTTGGAACTCTATCGATGTTCCTGTATCCACTCCTGCCCACCTTATTGGGATTGACACCTGAAACCTTTGGGATTTGGTGTGGAGCTTCTATCCACGAAGTAGCACAAGTATTGGCGGCAGCCTATCAAGTTAGTCCGATCGGTGGTGAAATAGCGAGCATTACCAAATTAGCGCGGGTGTTATTTCTGGCCCCAGTAATTCTGTCGATCGGTTACACCTACTCTCATCGTCAATTACCATCGAGCAAAATGCGATCGGCAGCGATCGTCATTCCTTGGTTCATATTTTATTTCATGTTGCTGATTATCCTCAACAGTCTCAATCTTTTCCCGCCGGACTTTAAAAGTGCATTCGCGCAGATCGATAAATTCTTACTCACAATTGCTATGGCAGCCATGGGGCTGGAAACAAAAATTACTCACCTCCAGCAAGTTGGACTAAAGCCACTATATTTAGGCGCATTATCTTGGTTATTTATCTCTGGATTAAGCTATGGATTAATTAGAACTTTTTATTAA